The following nucleotide sequence is from Zea mays cultivar B73 chromosome 1, Zm-B73-REFERENCE-NAM-5.0, whole genome shotgun sequence.
GGATACTCGGAGCAGGAGAGAGCGCAGCTGGCACTCATCCAGAGGTTCCTCGCCGGGGGGTTCAGCCTGGGTGAGAACCCCTGCCAGTCGCCGCCCCGCTGCGCCGACTCCTACATCGTCGACACCATGAAGGACCTCCACCAGCTCCCATGGCTCGAGCGGTTCGTGTCGGTGATCAGCGACACGTACAACGATGACTACATGCAGtgaagggagggagggagggagagacagTTATAGATAGCAGTAAAAGAAACGGCACATACTGAGTCCTCCATTCAGAATAATTTGTTTCCATGCCCCTGTAGGCAATTGGCGCAGGGAAAAATGATATGCTTTCATCATGAATACACTGGTGTTGTTTCCTCCATTGTATGGTAACCTTCGGCTTCGGTGCTAGTTGTGCATGGGCACAAGAGTTCTCCATTTTATATGATTATGTCCTTATTTCTTTAAAGTGAGTGTAATCTCTCTCTCTATATGTATATCTTCAGAGCTTTCTGAAATTACTCGTTTTGAATCAAATCAGCAGCATGAGCAACTGCCTGGATGATGCCTCCGTTTATGTAGCGCATGCGCATCACGCTTTTAGGATACAACCAGATAtgtatccaaattctgtacaTCAAACTGATGCACATCTGAACATTGTCGTTTGGGTTCACCCCACTGATCATCAAACTGATAAAAGAGTTGCATCTAGAAACCTTTAAACCCATAAATTTTATCATCGTGTAATTGGTATAAGTGAATCAAACGAATCTGTCTTGTTTCACTCTGTTCTCTCAAGTCATAGAAAGACAAGCACGATCATGCACCGTAAGAACACGTGACGTGAGTCTCCAAAGTAATAAGTATTCACATTTACAAGGAACACGGCAACGAACAAGCAGTGAAAAGTACAGGATTTCAGCAACTGGGATGGCAACCACTTCACAAGATTCGGCAACATTCTTCCCCGCCTCCGCGCACCTAATACTCCTGGAGTCCAGGCCATGGAACATGTGATCCACACTTCCATCTTGCGCTTCACGCACAGCAGGAAGAAGAGCTCACCATCCTCTCAGGTGGTCTCTGGTTGAGAACCATCCCGCCTTGTGGGTTCTGAACCTGCTGCCCTTGAAGCAGTTTCTTCGCTGAAATAAGGATGTAGTAGTGACAGTGGGTAAATGATTGAGCAGCAGCACACTATCAGTGTGTTTAAATGCTAGTTACTCACCAATCTCATAGAACACGTCGTTCACATTGGTAGCTGTTTTGGCAGAAGTTTCCATGAAGAAGAGACCATTCTCTTGAGCATACGCCTTTGCTTCCTGCAGCATAGGATCATGTTACCTAATGTATTTTGTTTTGGTTCAGTAGACACCATCACAATCATACAAGAGGAAGATAAAAAAACATTGCTTCTATTATGCACCAACATTTTCATGCTCCCAGGTCCCAGCTTACACGAGACATCAAACTGGAAGTAATCCAGCCTGTCACTAATTACATGTACCTTCCATGGTTAATACCGATCGTTACATTCCAGAAGATAGCCAAAACTTCCTATTCTATCGAGGCTGCATCAGAAAATCAGTACATACTCAACATCCTGTGTTCCCTACCACTCTGAAACATATTGTTGGCCGATAAAGATGCAGCGAATGAATGCAAAAGCTTCTAGGATGAGAAACCACTAAAGAATGAAGATGGCAGCAGCTACATAAACAAATGTGGTAGCTCATGAATGTGTTAAAAATAGAACTTGAGAAGCACATTAACATACATCTGCTGACACCTGCCTCGTATCTAACAAATCAGCCTTGTTCCCGGCAAGAGCCACTATTGTATTCGAGTTTCCTGCATTAAAAAGGAAAGGGAAATTAAAACAAAAACTTGTAGATCAGCAGCGCACTCAATGACATAATACATCCACAGATAACCCCTTCCAAAAAAAAATCACATCGTACTCGCTGAATCAACTTCTTACACAGCTCTTTGATAGGACTGAGGTAAAAAGTGCATGTGTTCATGGGTCTAAGATCCAAAATATCAATATCTTTACTTTTGAAGCAAACTTCCACCATACAAGAGCATGTTCTAATATGTAGAGCACTGAGGTAAAAAATGCAAAGTAGAACTATGTTACCTTGTGCTTGAAGTTCTTGAACCCATTTCTTCGCACGCGTAAAAGAGGCCTATAATGCATAAAATTAATAATGAGTACTGCTATTCATATGTGCACACCACAATATTAGTAATTTAGTATGCCTCAAGATTAAAAGCAGAAAAAAAGATTAGATTAAATTTTTTCATGGAGAAAATCAGAATAAATTTAAGGTTGCTTGATACATAAGACAAGTCAAGGTTAATGGCTTGGTAGCATCGAAAGTTATGGAATTTTGTTCTGATTTAGGTTGCTCTTGAAATGCAGACAGAAAAAGGTGCAAACATCCAGTTGCTCTAGGTTTACAACATCATACTGATTCATTTATGCCGACTTATTCAGTACAAAACGCACCCTCGAAGGGTACAATACATGAAGTTGGGAAACCTATAACATTGCATCTTTGCACAGCTCAGAGCAGAGTCAATTAACAGTTTGATCGCTATACGCTGTAAAATCAAAGTTGGATGCGAAGCTAAGCAATCGTGGCACACAAAGAAGGATGCAGAACACTGCTTCCAGTTATTATTTCATTTCAGTAGTATTGACGCATTTCAGTTCTGGACTCAACAATGAGGCAGAGAACTACAATGTGTGTATTAACCGGTACTGATTCAAGTCGTTGTACTGACCGCGTTCGTGATGTCGTAGACAACTATGGCAGCCGCAGCGCCCCGGTAATACATGGGAGCCAAGCTGTGGTACCGCTCCTGCCCCGCCGTGTCCCATATCTCGAACTTGACCGTCTCGTCGTTCACCGCCAGGGTCTGCGAGAAGAAAGCCGCGCCGATGGTGGATTCCTGCGGCCAAACGAAACAGCACGTTCAAGCACCCACTCTGTATCACGATCCTGCTGAACCCAGAGGCAATCCGCGTTTGAAGGGTCGAAGAATCTCACCTGGAACTCGACGAACTGGCCTTTCACAAACCGGAGGACCAGGCTGGACTTGCCGGCGCCCACGTCCCCAAGAAGAACCTGGGCGGGGTACAATAGAACCGAGCAGAGGAAGCAAGCGCGTGTCAGCGTCCGCAGGGTCGCCGTACAAAGAAACAAACCCTAAAGTTCCTAGCTAAGAGGGGAAaaggaaagaaagaaaagatgcgaTCTTTACACGATCGCTGCGAAGTCCATCCCCCGCCCCCTCTCTCAAGAAACCCCGAGAGGGAACTCGCAGGTCGCCGTTCCGTCAGGGGAACAGAGCGGAGGGGCGAGCCACGGACTCCTCCGGCTGGTAGTTGACTGGAATCCAGACACGAAACCGGGAGGAGCGGGGCGTGAACGGATCGAATTCGAGGGCTCGGGGGGGCGTGGATGATTCCTCACCAGCTTGGCGTTGCGGATCTTGTTGCCGCCCGCGGTTGCCGCCATCGAGCGAATCACGGTTCGGGATCGGAGCAGCTGCCGGAGGAGTTAGGGGGAGaggggctccggtgaggtggggTGGGGTGGGATGGGATCGGACGAAGATGAAATCACGCGCGCGCAAGGGAGAGAGGCAGCTTGCTGTTGCCGTTCCGCGTGGTCTGGTTTTTGTTAGCGTGCCGTGTTGCCTCCTCCTCTCTGATTATCATCCGCtaatataccatggaccccacatgtcattgactcatgtggacccacatgtaagtgagatagtaatggtatggatccaaagtggtgatcttttaatggtatggatccaaatttcctgtAATTAAAAGGTCCCCCTCTCTGTAACTGTAATATGCCATTGCCATCTACCAACTGACCAGGACCAACCAGGCTGCGCCTGCGCCGACATGGTCGTCGCGAACAGAAAGACGACGTACGTGGAACGCAAAGACTGAGAAATGGAATGTGAATGTTCAACTTTTGCACACGAACCTACTACAGCTGGCTCTTTCTAGAATGATTTCTGCTTTGTCACGTGTTCTGTACCCAAATTTTTCCTACTAATACCACTTGTGGGTCCTTACCCTGAGAGGGATTACGATTTTTATCGCTGTTTGAACACTGATCGTGGTTTTTTTATAATTATTTTAAACAAGTAACTACATCCGAAAATGTAACATAACACTGATAATTCACTTTAAAAATACAATGATACTTCACTATACTCAATTTTATAAGTTATCATTTTAATTAAGCATACATATTTTAATCGAAACATTATATCATATCAATATTGGTAATTTGAATTATAAGCGCTTGATATATAAATGTCACATCCGACTCCTATAGCCAATTATTAGTaaaaaaataactaaataaaaatAAACTAGACGAAGATAACTTTTCTCCACATGCACGGTTGAATGAGAGACGACACATATAGTCGTCCTTTGGTGATGTATGTTCGTGATCTGACCAATGATTATAGCAAAAGCGAGGACATCTACGGTTAGTACTTAGCAATCATGTAGAAAAAAATATAATGTTTATCAAGGAAAAAGTCTAGGGCTAAGCATTAGCTTGTAATTAAGTTGGTCAAACTTTATTAAGTTTAAGTAAATACAAATCCAATTAGGTAAATGATTATAACCAAACTTGTTGGGTACCTGTTTCCCAAAGAAGGCATGAAGGCCTTAAAAAACGGCTCACAAACCGAGCGATCCACCTGCCAAGTACCTCTACGTAAAGGTCTAAAAGGCCTCCCgggtgaaagtcacctagagggggtggataggcgaaacctgcaaattataattctaaatccaaactagatcccttgattagtggttagaacaagattcacaattatcagagtataaaagctaagtcctttgcttgcaatgaGAATTGTTTTTaaagagtgcggaatttaatcaatagcaatactactagaaatgttggtggagaatagtgcaagagggcttagataagaagaggataaacacaagttctttcttacaaggagttgcttctctaaatgagaatttaacttgaagcaacacaaaataatattagcaaagagtagtgcaatTCTTTCTtacaaggagttgcttctctaaatgagaatttaacttgaagcaacacaaaataatattagcgaagagtagcgcaagagaacttaaaAAAGGGAGAGAacgaacaaatcacaagcaataaacacaagagacacgagtgatttattttaccgatgttcggccctcgaaggcctagtccccgttgaggagtccactaaggacgggtctctttcaatcctttccctctctccaccgatcactaagaccgacgagctcttcttcttcttctcaaggatcacttaagacctcgcaaggatcaccacactcttaggtgtctcttgctagctttacaagcctctaaaactttggaggaagttcaatgggagtcaaaactccacgcacaaatgaacacaagatgtagcacacactttctctcaatgaatctcacaaggcactattgctaaactcacacgagaagctttcttttgcttgctctctcttttgtggcacttgtgtaggttgaagtggtctaaatcttgtgtataggatggatcaatgaatagaggtggttgggagggcttggatatgtcaactatatgacttggaatgttgcttggactcccacaccttgaagtgaccggttggggtggtatttatagccatcaaccaaattgtagccgttggagaaggctgctggcgaagggcgcaccggacagtccggtgcgccgccacgtcaacctgtcgttagggcttggagctggtcgatcattggaggctttgtccttatgcggcaccggacaatccggtgccacaccagacagtctggtgcccctctgaccttctgctctaacttctgccgcgttactgtgctgcactgttcatccgtcagagtcgaccgttgcgagcagatagccgttgctccgctggtgcaccggacagtccggtggtacactggacagtccggtgaattatagcggagctgcgcctgggaaacccgaagctgaggagtttggagtgtacgacccctggtgcaccggacactttctggtggcacaccggacagtccggtgcgccagaccagggaacacttcggtttcctttttgctcctttcttttgaaccctaacttgttctttttattggtttgtgttgaacctttggcacctgtagaatgtataatctagagcaaactagttagtccaaatatttgtgttgggcaattcaaccaccaaaattatttgaaaaaggtttgaccctatttctttttcaatctccccctttttggtgattgatgccaacatatcaaagcaaatatataagtgcagaattgaactagtttgcataaggcaagtgcaaaggttgcttggaattaaaccagttTAAacttttataagatatgcatggattactttctttcttttaatattttggaccacgattgcaccactagttttgtttttgcaaattcttttgtaaattcttttcaaagtatttttgcaaatagtcaaaggtatatgaataagattttgagaatcattttcaagatttaaaattttctccccctgttttaaatgcttttcttttgactaaaccaAAACTCCcctttaatgaaattctcctcttagtgttcaagagggttttatcaattgaaagaagatcaaatattttagatatcaAATTTTTGAAAAACTTCTccttaaaatataaataccaattgagatagaatttcttagaggaatactaatttcaaagataccaattgaaaaacatttaacaatttaaacttgttttgaatttttttgaaattggcatggtggtgcagtccttttgctttgggctaatactctctccccctttggcattaatcgccaaaaatggagtttttagagccctttttactttctcccccattggttcaagtaaatatgagtgaaagaatataccaattttgagagatggcggaataccggcaaaggatagataataccgatggtgtaaagtggaagcgatgtccttgcagaatactccatttccctttcaatctaagacttaatataagatactcatggaaacatattagtcttaaccTTGGCACAAGAGAGATAGGAATTATGCAAATGTatcaaaggaaagagacatggttagaaggatatgtcaattaatcttaaacagttctatataatatagattgctccccttaaatatgtgccttgagaggaatacaaattttggccttaaatgccaagtgcacataattaggttaatgagaacatatctatatcatagaaactgtgaagtgcaatgtgtcataataaaggtgtgatgctcacgacagactatgcacttatgaaagcatgttggaaccattttaagcaattacccttaaggatttcaaagagacttaaggaacctccacctttggaacaaaggtagcttatcctcgttacaaggttaagctttaagctctttgacaataaaatcacttcaccttttgagaggttaaactaggtatgaagcagggatatgcatagacatgctttctcttccttttatacaagatatgcaaggaatgtatagaagatttaggtacatgtgtgAATGAGAGGAGGTAGTTTTactcttttgtaccttcacatagagacgctctctccattgtgctttgtccttagtcttagttacttaagacctatattcaagacagtgtatggaaatattttgcacaagagagggttctacaactagtgatccttttaatTGAAAgattatatatcaagtagatcacaaattgcataaatgtatcatgaattctccttttaatttagtgcatatcaagagagatatcgattgaaattatatgaggcactaagaaacatgtgtaaattgaagttattcaatgatcaaacaaataacagatgcgatcaaaagaacaacatatgcattagattatcaaacaagcttaaactaggagaatccaataaatatgctactttaacactgaaagtgatagtcgcctagagggggggtgaatagggcgaaactgaaatttacaaatataaacacaactacaagccgggttagcgttagaaataaaaacaagtccgcgagagagggtgcaaaacaaatctcaagcaaataaggagtgtgacacaaggatttgttttaccgaggttcggttctcgcaaacctactccccgttgaggtggtcacaaagaccgggtctctttcaaccctttccctctctcaaacggtccctccgaccgagtgagcttctcttctcaaatcaaagccgggaacaaaacttccccgcaagggccaccacacaattggtgcctcttgccttgattacaattgagttttgatcacaagaacaagcgagaaagaaaagaagcaatccaagcgcaagagctcaaaagaacacggcaaatctctctcactaatcactaaagcctagtgtggaattggagaggatttgatctctagaACTGAATGCCtatctcttgtaagtggttgagaagtggaaaacttggatgccttgaatgtggggtggttgggggtatttatagccccaaccaccaaactagccgtttggtggggctgactgtcgtatggtgcaccggacaagtccggtgcgccagccacgtcaccaaagccgttgggttccgaccgttggagctctgttttctgggccctcctggatgtccggtggcgcaccggacatgtactgtagagtgttcggtgcgccagcatgggcgtgcctgacttctgcgcgcgctggcgcgcatt
It contains:
- the LOC100191530 gene encoding Ras-related protein Rab5A gives rise to the protein MAATAGGNKIRNAKLVLLGDVGAGKSSLVLRFVKGQFVEFQESTIGAAFFSQTLAVNDETVKFEIWDTAGQERYHSLAPMYYRGAAAAIVVYDITNAASFTRAKKWVQELQAQGNSNTIVALAGNKADLLDTRQVSADEAKAYAQENGLFFMETSAKTATNVNDVFYEIAKKLLQGQQVQNPQGGMVLNQRPPERMVSSSSCCA